Within Longimicrobium sp., the genomic segment GCGCCGCGATCATCATTGCCAGGGTGACGATGAAGGGCTGGATGCGCGCCTTGGTGATGAGCACGCCGTTGATTGTCCCCAGCACCGCCCCGGCCGCCAGTCCCCCCGCGACGGCGACGAGCGTGCCCTGCGGCGAAAGGACGGCGGCCACGATTCCCGCCAGCGCCAGCACCGAGCCGACGGACAGATCGATGCCGCCGGTGAGGATCACCATCGTCATTCCCAGCGCCACCATGCCGAGCATGCTGTTCTGGCGCAGCACGTTCAGCAGGTTCTCCGGCGTGGCGAAGGGCGCGTAGCGGATGGCGCCGAACAGGCACACCACGATCAGCGCCACCACGGCGCCCTGGCGCTGCAGCAGCGACGCGGCCCGTGCGCGCAGCGCCGGCACCGGGCGCGCGGGCACTCCGCTTCCCGCGCCCGGCGGCGTGGCGCCGGGCTCCGCGAGGCGCACGTCGAGGGCGGCGCCGCCCATCTGCCCCTGATGTTCCACTAGACCCGCCTCGGGCGTTGGAGGTAGACGGCGAAGAAGATGATGAGCGCCTTGAAGGCCAGCGCCCACGCGTAGGGAACCAGCAGCATGTTGAAGCTGGTGGCGATCACCTGCATGATCAGCGCGCCCACGACGGTGCCCATGATGGTGGCGCGCCCGCCGCTGAGCAGCGTTCCGCCCACCACCACGGCGGCGATGGCATCCAGCTCCACGTTCTGCCCGATCTTCGCGGCCGCGCTCGCCCCCAGGCGCGAGGCCTCGATCAGCCCCGCCATTCCCGCCAAAAGCCCGCTGATCACGTAGACGGAGACAACGGTGCGGTTGACGGGAACGCCGGCCAGGCGCGCCGCCGCGGGATTCCCACCGGCCGCCAACACGTAGCGCCCGAAAGGCGTGGAGCGGAGGACGAATACGGCCAGGCCGACGACCACGGTGGCGATCAGCACCTGCACGGGCACCGGGCCCAGGTGGCCACGGCCAAGCGACAGGAACCCGGGATCGTTGATGGCGATGAGCGCGCCGTCGCGGTTGATTACCTGCGCCAGCCCGCGTCCGGCCAGCAGCGTCGCGAGCGTGACGACGATCGCCTGCACCTTGAAGTACGAGACGAAGGCGCCGTTCAGCAGTCCCACCGCCATCGCGGCCAGCAGCGCCGCGGGGATGGCGACGAGGAGC encodes:
- a CDS encoding ABC transporter permease, which gives rise to MEHQGQMGGAALDVRLAEPGATPPGAGSGVPARPVPALRARAASLLQRQGAVVALIVVCLFGAIRYAPFATPENLLNVLRQNSMLGMVALGMTMVILTGGIDLSVGSVLALAGIVAAVLSPQGTLVAVAGGLAAGAVLGTINGVLITKARIQPFIVTLAMMIAARGVALGVTEENSVRVDRAAQGFMWLGRGRMMGIPVPVVMTALAFLIGWVVLRYTRFGRYVYAAGDHQDAARLLGLQVDRVLIATYAISGVLAAMAGIVLAGRLGAGQPVAGTGWELDAIAAVVVGGTLLSGGQGGVGSTVVGVLLLGVIFNLFNLEGT
- a CDS encoding ABC transporter permease; protein product: MEATAAVPRGAGLAGRGWEALGATGGAVLALVVLVIANALFTPNFATVGNFWNILFQLAVTLLVAVGMTLVIATGGIDLSVGSVMAIAAAVAAVTLDSGLLVAIPAALLAAMAVGLLNGAFVSYFKVQAIVVTLATLLAGRGLAQVINRDGALIAINDPGFLSLGRGHLGPVPVQVLIATVVVGLAVFVLRSTPFGRYVLAAGGNPAAARLAGVPVNRTVVSVYVISGLLAGMAGLIEASRLGASAAAKIGQNVELDAIAAVVVGGTLLSGGRATIMGTVVGALIMQVIATSFNMLLVPYAWALAFKALIIFFAVYLQRPRRV